The following are encoded in a window of Syngnathoides biaculeatus isolate LvHL_M chromosome 3, ASM1980259v1, whole genome shotgun sequence genomic DNA:
- the LOC133498355 gene encoding alpha-protein kinase 3-like — translation MSRSHSANGRFGQGNSRPGGCSYISNVRPENRYTLCTLLYGKKCHRVDLYCHSQNRVLAGVFSSYILIKHVNWGCRGWLSIVGRLSGTVVNVFQILQSISLYRSTLCSMIAQLTQETQPAFVSTLKSSAVSENCNVKFVCVVTGYPIPLITWYKDDKQLDRFCGLPKYEIFRNGQNHSLHIYNCTLEDAAIYQASASNSKGIVSCSAVLEVGGMNEFKIHQRYFSKLKQKPEDHGKDADGKENQVPFRVVSPERSQRKRRSTVEAFLRVPSSTEDEATEELIPFVGEDSKVRLEEPAEDLVEERPAPLTKTSAKNNNESGVGGGIAKTPFVKKKIKICSRGERTPEETREVSSEEFMEVVRHRNMAERQNREACGKLLRTKSSEALRSPEGVRKDKENNREGDEKVFEKNPRVSARLRSAPATQRASSRVIQQMADSGSADGIRRSRAALPEKTSDQSPQQETQVRQRNPFAQSEKGDFDSPLSSATPQELASGARRKILSSKDKPEESKLLPYPHPQKEEVSSPDNTLSTSPVSIISSPKCSRRSPVLLQPNDERNSHVEKRSPILGRKKITAVTKASGQLPDENKQSEKSEKDRLDPCKAPQVIRKLRCESFVDGLGHLKLWCQFFNILSDSTIVWYRNELEIAQIKRSAGDESQVNLAMIQASSKDSGVYKCTITNDYGSDSTDFLLGPEILAGISLREDHAAGEEIEMAPMVFSKGVAESGIWGNKLFGRVMVHKSCISEGYVHKVWRARVIYGLEPVFESGHTCIIKAQRHSAYGGKEEHCLTDKNLDFVKENCKVQNLAREYCKIFSAETRVIENFGPPLEVIPVYLMYRPANTIPYATVEADLIGVYQKYLEMDHMGRIEMRMASEVQLKCCALQHWVFQWTNGNLLITQLEGVDTKITNIGITVKSTGHQGLQMEGKPEVLEAFVSQHQCNYFCGLLGLRSLKLLDSLTATPKTKGSRSPLIQRKSQVPESCSPQTSRRAANSPRAPRKAEQDAPKNLKEAVEVSF, via the exons ATGTCACGCTCCCATTCGGCCAATGGAAGATTCGGGCAAGGAAATAGCCGGCCTGGTGGCTGCAGCTACATTTCCAACGTCAGGCCGGAGAACAGGTACACGTTGTGCACTTTACTTTAC GGGAAAAAATGCCATCGTGTAGATTTGTACTGTCACTCACAGAATAGAGTATTAGCAGGCGTCTTCTCATCATATATTCTCATCAAACATGTTAATTGGGGATGTCGAGGGTGGCTCAGCATTGTTGGACGTCTCAGTGGGACAGTCGTGaatgtatttcaaattttacaGTCCATTTCTCTGTACAGGAGCACACTGTGCAGCATGATAGCTCAACTGACACAAGAAACACAGCCCGCCTTCGTGAGCACTCTCAAGTCCAGCGCTGTGTCAGAGAACTGCAACGTCAAGTTCGTCTGTGTGGTGACTG GTTATCCTATCCCTCTAATTACTTGGTATAAGGATGATAAACAGTTGGACAGATTCTGTGGACTTcctaaatatgaaatatttcgCAATGGGCAAAACCATTCCCTGCATATTTACAA TTGCACGCTGGAGGACGCAGCCATCTACCAGGCATCAGCCAGTAACAGCAAAGGCATCGTGTCGTGCTCAGCGGTTCTGGAGGTGGGCGGAATGAACGAGTTCAAGATCCACCAGCGCTACTTTTCCAAGCTCAAGCAAAAACCAGAGGACCATGGCAAAGATGCTGACGGCAAGGAGAACCAGGTGCCGTTTCGTGTCGTCAGCCCGGAACGCTCGCAGAGGAAGCGGCGCTCCACCGTGGAGGCCTTCCTGCGTGTGCCCAGCTCCACGGAGGATGAGGCCACTGAGGAGTTAATTCCATTTGTTGGTGAGGATTCAAAGGTGAGGTTGGAGGAACCTGCAGAGGACCTGGTTGAGGAGAGGCCGGCCCCATTGACCAAGACTTCtgcaaaaaacaataatgagaGTGGAGTTGGAGGCGGCATTGCCAAGACTCCCTTTGTCAAGAAAAAGATCAAGATTTGCTCCAGGGGTGAAAGGACACCTGAGGAGACGAGAGAGGTCAGTTCGGAGGAGTTCATGGAAGTGGTACGCCACAGAAACATGGCAGAACGTCAAAACCGAGAAGCTTGCGGAAAATTGTTAAGGACAAAAAGTTCAGAGGCGCTTCGTTCTCCAGAGGGAGTGAGAAAAGACAAGGAAAATAACCGCGAAGGTGATGAGAAAGTGTTTGAGAAGAATCCTCGCGTGTCCGCCAGACTGCGGAGTGCCCCAGCAACTCAAAGGGCTTCAAGCCGAGTGATCCAGCAGATGGCTGACTCTGGATCAGCGGATGGGATCCGCCGGAGCAGGGCTGCGTTACCTGAGAAGACCTCAGATCAGTCACCACAACAGGAAACGCAAGTGAGGCAAAGGAATCCGTTCGCTCAAAGTGAG AAAGGAGACTTTGATTCTCCTCTTTCGTCTGCAACTCCTCAAGAATTGGCCTCAGGGGCCCGTCGTAAGATCCTTTCTTCAAAGGACAAACCTGAGGAGAGCAAATTACTACCTTATCCCCATCCTCAGAAGGAAGAGGTTTCTTCACCAGACAATACACTTTCCACCAGTCCTGTGTCAATCATATCATCTCCAAAGTGTTCACGACGGTCACCTGTTCTTCTTCAGCCCAATGACGAAAGAAATTCTCATGTAGAAAAGCGATCACCAAtactgggaagaaaaaaaataaccgcTGTGACAAAAGCATCAGGTCAACTGCCAGATGAGAACAAACAAAGTGAGAAAAGTGAGAAGGACAGATTGGACCCATGCAAAG CTCCTCAAGTTATCCGTAAACTCCGCTGTGAAAGCTTTGTGGATGGCTTGGGACACCTAAAATTGTGGTGCCAGTTCTTTAATATTCTCAGCGACTCGACCATTGTTTGGTACAGAAATGAACTGGAGATCGCCCAGATTAAGAGAAG CGCGGGAGATGAAAGCCAGGTTAATCTGGCCATGATTCAAGCATCAAGCAAAGACTCTGGTGTTTACAAATGCACCATCACAAATGACTATGGAAGCGACTCAACTGACTTTCTGCTTGGTCCAGAGA TTTTAGCAGGGATTTCTCTCCGTGAGGACCATGCTG CTGGCGAAGAGATAGAAATGGCGCCCATGGTTTTTAGCAAGGGCGTGGCTGAGAGCGGCATCTGGGGCAACAAACTGTTCGGGCGTGTAATGGTGCACAAATCCTGTATCAGCGAAGGCTATGTCCACAAAGTCTGGAGGGCTAGAGTCATCTATGGCCTGGAGCCCGTGTTTGAGTCTGGTCACACGTGTATCATCAAAGCACAACGTCACAGCGCTTATGGCGGCAAGGAGGAACACTGCCTCACAGACAAGAACTTGGACTTCGTCAAGGAG AACTGTAAGGTTCAGAATCTGGCCCGTGAATACTGCAAAATCTTCTCTGCGGAGACAAGAGTTATCGAGAACTTTGGGCCTCCTCTCGA GGTCATCCCGGTCTACTTGATGTACCGGCCAGCAAACACCATCCCCTACGCCACAGTGGAGGCTGACCTGATAGGAGTCTATCAGAAATATCTAGAGATGGACCATATGGGGAGGATCGAGATGAGAATGGCCTCTGAGGTCCAGCTCAAGTGTTGTGCACTTCAGCACTGGGTCTTTCAGTGGACCAACGGAAATCTGCTCATCACTCAGTTAGAAG GGGTTGATACAAAGATCACCAACATTGGAATTACAGTCAAATCTACTGG ACATCAAGGTCTCCAAATGGAAGGCAAGCCTGAAGTGTTGGAGGCTTTTGTCTCACAGCACCAGTGTAACTACTTCTGCGGTCTCTTGGGACTGAGGTCACTCAAACTTTTGGATTCTTTAACGGCAACGCCCAAGACAAAAGGATCTAGGAGCCCACTAATCCAGCGCAAGAGTCAGGTTCCTGAATCCTGCAGCCCGCAGACTAGCAGGAGAGCAGCCAACAGCCCCCGGGCGCCCAGGAAGGCCGAGCAAGATGCCCCAAAGAACCTGAAGGAGGCTGTTGAAGTCTCATTTTAA
- the cry5 gene encoding cryptochrome circadian regulator 5, giving the protein MGQRCIHWFRKGLRLHDNPALMAALTDCKELYPVFILDPHLHDKTRVAVNRWRFLLGSLKDLDCSLRKFNSRLFVVRGKPEDIFPKLFRKWKITKLSYEFDTEPDSVSRDQKVAALAKEHDVEVLYKVSHTLYDIDRLIEENNGKAPLTYNRMQAIVKTLGPPKRPIPAPSVEDMEGVTTPYSEEDENNYAIPSLDELGHDVSQLGDEPFPGGEREALRRLEENMKKTGWVCGFEKPQTSPNSLSPSTTVLSPYVTFGCLSARTFWWRLTEVYRGKKHSDPPVSLHGQLLWREFFYTASVGVPNFNKMVGNPVCTQVDWDTNHDYLSAWREARTGFPFIDAIMTQLRQEGWIHHLARHAVACFLTRGDLWISWEEGQKVFEELLLDGDWALNAGNWQWLSASTFFHQYFRVYSPVAFGKKTDKNGDYIKKYLPILKKFPAQYIYEPWKAPGSVQKAAGCIVGKDYPRPIVEHEVISKKNIQRMKLAYAKRSAVAGDSPSKKQGVKRKVPSVVDMLTKKRKK; this is encoded by the exons ATGGGTCAGAGGTGCATTCACTGGTTTCGTAAGGGTCTGCGGCTGCACGACAACCCGGCACTGATGGCCGCCCTGACGGACTGCAAGGAACTCTACCCGGTGTTCATTCTGGATCCACATCTCCATGACAAGACTCGGGTAGCCGTTAACCGATGGAGGTTCCTCCTGGGGTCGCTCAAAGACTTGGATTGTAGCCTCAGAAAATTCAACTCCAG gCTGTTTGTTGTGAGAGGAAAGCCAGAAGACATTTTCCCTAAACTGTTCCGCAAGTGGAAAATAACCAAGCTGTCGTACGAGTTTGACACAGAGCCTGACAGCGTGTCCCGAGACCAGAAGGTGGCAGCTTTAGCCAAAGAGCATGATGTGGAAGTCCTCTATAAAGTCTCCCACACGCTTTATGACATAGACAg GCTCATCGAAGAGAATAACGGGAAAGCTCCCCTCACATACAACCGCATGCAGGCAATAGTGAAGACCCTCGGGCCCCCGAAGAGACCAATCCCTGCACCCTCCGTGGAGGACATGGAAG GTGTGACGACCCCTTATTCAGAAGAAGATGAGAATAATTACGCGATTCCATCGTTGGACGAGCTCGGTCACGATGTATCACAACTCGGAGATGAGCCTTTCCCAGGAGGAGAACGAGAAGCTTTGAGGCGACTGgaggaaaatatgaaaaaaact gGATGGGTGTGCGGCTTTGAGAAACCCCAGACATCACCCAACTCTTTGAGCCCGAGCACGACGGTCCTCAGCCCGTACGTCAccttcggctgtttgtctgcgcGCACCTTCTGGTGGAGGCTGACTGAAGTCTACCGGGGG AAAAAGCATTCCGACCCGCCCGTGTCCCTGCACGGGCAGCTATTGTGGCGAGAGTTCTTCTACACAGCCAGTGTTGGTGTCCCCAACTTTAACAAGATGGTGGGGAACCCCGTTTGCACTCAAGTGGACTGGGACACAAACCACGACTACCTGAGCGCATGGAGAGAG gCTCGGACGGGTTTCCCCTTCATCGACGCCATCATGACCCAGCTGAGGCAAGAAGGATGGATCCATCACCTGGCCAGACACGCTGTGGCCTGCTTCCTCACCAGAGGTGacctgtggatcagctgggaggAAGGGCAGAAG GTGTTTGAGGAGCTGCTGCTAGACGGCGACTGGGCTCTCAACGCGGGCAACTGGCAGTGGCTCTCTGCCAGCACCTTCTTCCACCAGTACTTCAGGGTCTACTCTCCCGTGGCCTTTGGCaagaaaactgacaaaaatggCGACTATATCAA GAAGTACCTTCCCATCCTGAAGAAGTTTCCAGCTCAGTACATCTACGAGCCATGGAAAGCGCCAGGCAGTGTGCAGAAGGCAGCAgggtgcattgtgggtaaagaCTACCCGCGTCCCATTGTGGAGCACGAAGTGATCAGCAAGAAGAATATACAGAGGATGAAGTTGGCGTACGCTAAGAGGTCCGCTGTCGCCGGCGACTCGCCCAGCAAGAAGCAAG GCGTGAAGCGAAAGGTGCCCTCTGTTGTCGACATGTTAAcgaagaaaaggaagaaataa